The DNA region GCAGTCTTCCCTTGCGTATCTGACTGTTTACACACTATTGAGCATCAACTATCAGTTGCCCCCTCTGAAATAGATTTCTTATGCTTGTCAGGTGGTTCCATGTCTACGTACAGAACACGTCCATGTAATATCTGGAAAAAAAGTGTTGATTCATTTTCTGAATTCTGGTACATaattaaggctatgtttggattcaTAATGAAggtgaacaaaaagaaaactgGAGTTAGAagattctgacttttctattcaTGCCAATCTGTGCCTTCTGAGCATCTTCCTCCTTAGCAAAAGTCACATACCCAAAACCTTTGGATCTAGTTTTAGCTCTATTCAAGACTATATCAGCTGGGGAAGTGAAAAGGTAGATGTCTGAGAATTTTAACCTGAAAGATTTTAGTCTTGTAATGACAACAGAGGCACAAACCTTTCAGGACTTTGCCGTATTGAGAAAAAGCTTCAGCTAATTTATCCTCTGTAGTAGAAAATGCTAAACCTGCATCAAGATTGTAAGGTCAAAGTAACAGTTACAAGTTTTAGAGCAAATGAAAATCAGATTACTAAACAACATTAAGGCATTAGTTTTGAGTTTTCAGTGTTATACAGCAagaaaaaacccagaaaaagaACCCATTTGTAGAGAAAATGTCAGGGCAAAAGAAAATAGTTGAATTGCacaaaaataaacatttttcaCAATTTCAAGTAATTTAAGATTTGGATCGCAAATAACTTGCACTACATTAGCTGTTCTTACATCAGGCTACATGATAATTAGAAGAAAGTATTCCGATTTCCAATAACTAAAATTCATGATAGGAAACAGTAAATGACCGTATGAAAACCAACTGGCAAACCTCATAATCATAACCCGTTAAATACCTAAAGAACCTTCAAAATGATTCTAGAGTCCGTTATTTCATCTAATCAAGGAAGTGCCCTTTTGAATCTATGTAAATgccattattttcttttttgaaatccGAATTTGCTTCCCTTTTATTCAGACATACACATGGCTTACATATGGATTCCAGTAGAGCCAGATCCTCTAAAGTAACATAACCACTAGATAGAGATTTAAGTAGttcaatttcatattttgaAGGGTTTTCTTATAGTATAAGCTAGCAAGAGCTTTATGATCACATGCCATATAAAGAGGTTGAACAAACAATGTTCAATTAAGTCATGGGTTTCTTTTATTCATATGTCAAAACAAATTTGAAggcaataaataattaaaatccgACAACAAAGAGAAGCATGAGATAGCagcaaaaaaaaagtgttaCCCTTAACAAAAATCTTAGAAGTCATTGTTCGGAGGAAGGGAAGTTGAGAAGGTGAAGCATGCTGCAATTTTGAGAGAGACATTAAGGATCCACAAATTTCTCGCACAGCAGCCATGTGATGTAAAATGttggagatgaagaagagaagataACTGCTCTCAACTAACTGTCAAACAAACACAATTTTTCATGGGCCAAGACCAAGAGCCCTCGAGGCGTAATTGGGCTGCGCACTGGAACCTCTTGAGAAATGTCAATCAATTGCTAAAATTAAGGTGCTACTATGAACTTCAAGTTAGAAATGGATGATAGAAATCAGGAGGTAGAAGCTACCCTAGAGGGCGGTGCAGTCACGAAATATTGCTCTTCTTCCGTTGTCGCAGGCACCATTCTCTTCCTCCCACTTCGCTCATTTCTTCAAGCTAACAATGACAAAGGCCATTAATACTTGCTATTACTGCAAATTAAACAAGAGTTTCAGAATTTCTTCATCTATATTTTAAAGATCACAAGTACAGAAATGAAGAAGATAACAAATACATGCATTTGCAAACTCTCATATTCTCATCTGAATTGGAAAGGGTCAACTCAACAAATTTCAGAGTAATATGAAAATTCTGTTTTCCTAAAGAACAATCCAAAACCCACACAGAAATGATAAGCAAAGCAAGTATTGAAACGATGATGAAGGAAACAAACGAACAGAAAAAACGCTGCAATTCACAGAGAAGATTGAGCAAACACGGGATTGGGATTGGGATTGGGATTTGGCATACCAGAATTACTTCTCTCTGCTCGCGAATGGAATGTCCTCACTCGGAGTCGGATCAGAGTACCCAATTGAATCTCGAATCACGcctcaagtttttttttgtttttgttttgttgaacGTACCTCAAATTAACCCTTTTGCTATGTTTTATTCTATAAATAAATTAGTGTCTTTAACAGTCTTCATTTTAGTGTGGGGTGAGCATATGAAACAAGTATGTGTAGGAGAGACGTATTCACTTAATGTAATCTTAGAACTTTGAAAATTAGTTTTATGGTTGTCGGTTGTCGGATATcttagaaaaaatatatatatttaattataacaaTAATTGCATAAATGCGTAGACATTTTTAACTATCTATAATAATTCAacttttgttattattattagattttttttaacgaAACACCATACTGATATTAAACCAGGAAAGAAGCCAAAATGCCAGCGACTGCAAGAGAATCAACCTCCGGAGGAACCTCTTCAATCAACACTAAATCGATGCATGATGAGGAGGTATTGCTGGCAAAACAGTCTGCAACTGAATTGCTAGGACGGCGaacaaaaataacataaaagaaatcaaaacgacGAACAAACGAGAGACTATCGTGAATAATAGTAGATAAGTAATTACTCCAATCCAAGAGGTTTCTTCCACATGTGGAAGAGCACCGAAGAGCTAGAGACAATCTATCTCAAAACAAACTCACATATATCCCATATGTACAATATATGTTCGTTCATATAATTTACATGTTTCAATAATGAAAAATTTATGAGTATTAATTTACTTACAAATTCTCATGACTGTAAATTAGACATGTAATTCATATCACTATCACATAAAATGTGTGTTCCTTTATTATATATAGTTATCTAATTCAAAGAGGGTtatgtttatattttatttacttttaaaaaaagtttaaattttattttatgtctATTACTTTCAATATTTTAAAGATGAACAATTTCAAAGTAAACATCGTAAAAATCTTTCCAAAAATatcttaaatttctttaaataaaaaaaaaatatttttgttttatattattttacttGATCAGACAAAATGAACCCTTGAAGACGAAAGAAATTAGTCTTTGAATAAATATCTTCATAATCAAAGGGTAGAGCAAATCAAACCTAAATCAAGTGAAACAATGTTGAACAATGTTGAACAAGTGGGTGTACTTTGTCTTTTTCATTATCCAATTAAGAGTCCTTCTTGCTCTGGCCATGAAAAAAGTAATGGGTCTCCAACAACTACCACTCA from Lotus japonicus ecotype B-129 chromosome 2, LjGifu_v1.2 includes:
- the LOC130741333 gene encoding small RNA-binding protein 11, chloroplastic-like isoform X1, which codes for MVPATTEEEQYFVTAPPSRLVESSYLLFFISNILHHMAAVREICGSLMSLSKLQHASPSQLPFLRTMTSKIFVKGLAFSTTEDKLAEAFSQYGKVLKADIVLNRAKTRSKGFGYVTFAKEEDAQKAQIGMNRKILHGRVLYVDMEPPDKHKKSISEGATDS
- the LOC130741333 gene encoding small RNA-binding protein 11, chloroplastic-like isoform X2 encodes the protein MAAVREICGSLMSLSKLQHASPSQLPFLRTMTSKIFVKGLAFSTTEDKLAEAFSQYGKVLKADIVLNRAKTRSKGFGYVTFAKEEDAQKAQIGMNRKILHGRVLYVDMEPPDKHKKSISEGATDS